Proteins encoded within one genomic window of Vanrija pseudolonga chromosome 3, complete sequence:
- the cctT_3 gene encoding Short-chain dehydrogenase cctT: MTQTTGKRVALITGCSEPSSLGALLALELAKVHDYRVFASARRVETLKGLAAEGLDILELDVTQADSIAAAVKSIRRAAGRLDLLVNNAGVAGFSPLLDTSIDALRAMIEINTIAPLALAQACVPLLVRGAESGRDAVIANVCSTAKDGLPFIGAYGVSKVGAAGDYKETMHSLTPRQAAATTLSDTLRREVADVGIKVVTLEFGTIKTQMSAGDKVFELAGTPTGLYKPTEELEAATKAMMLRNHSIAPDAASVTRRVATALAADSPPRKIWAGVPSFISRWVIPLLATWLLDAMLRRVMKVREMVRKPVVR, from the exons ATGACGCAGACGACAGgcaagcgcgtcgcgctgaTCACGGGCTGCTCTGAGCCCTCGTCACTGGgagcgctcctcgcgctcgagctggcaaAGGTACACGACTATCGGGTGTTCGCGAGTGCGAGGCGCGTCGAAACGCTGAAGGGGTTGGCCGCGGAGGGCCTCGAC ATCCTCGAGCTAGACGTCACCCAGGCCGACTCGATCGCCGCGGCAGTCAAGTCCatccgccgcgcggcgggccgGCTCGACCTGCTGGTCAACAacgcgggcgtggcgggcttCTCGCCCCTGCTCGACACGAGcatcgacgcgctccgcgccaTGATTGAGATCAACACgatcgcgccgctcgccctcgcgcaggcgTGCGTCCCGCTGCTTGTCCGCGGGGCGGAGAgcgggcgcgacgccgtgATCGCAAACGTGTGCAGTACGGCCAAGGACGGGCTGCCTTTTATCGGCGCGTACGGGGTCTCCAAGGTGGGCGCCGCAGGCGATTACAAAGAGACTATGCACTCACTCACGCCCCGCCAGGCCGCCGCAACCACCCTCTCCGACACGctccgccgcgaggtcgccgacgtaGGCATCAAGGTCGTGACCCTCGAGTTTGGCACGATCAAGACGCAGATGAGCGCCGGCGACAAGGTGTTCGAGCTGGCAGGCACCCCGACGGGGCTGTACAAGCCGACAGaagagctcgaggcggcgacgaaggCCATGATGCTGCGTAACCACTCCATCGCgcctgacgccgccagcgtgaCCCGCCGCGTGGcgaccgcgctcgcggccgacagCCCGCCGCGCAAGATCTGGGCTGGCGTGCCCAGCTTCATCTCGCGCTGGGTCATTCCGCTCCTCGCGACGTGGTTGCTCGACGCGATGCTCCGCCGCGTTATGAAGGTGCGCGAGATGGTGCGCAAGCCGGTCGTGCGTTAG
- the cctT_2 gene encoding Short-chain dehydrogenase cctT, with amino-acid sequence MEQRVVLITGCGEPTSIGAALALELKAHGLRVFATARNVGSMAGLAAEGIDTLELDVTSPASIRVAVTTLEDATGRLDVLVNNAGVMGRSPLLDTDLAALRAMLEVNTLAPLAMVQACAGLLVAGALRSGRDSVVANISSIGAIGLPFMGAYGVSKAAETALSDTLRREIANLRIRVVTVSLGSVQTQMAVGDKSVPLLSGKPSGFFPNWEQLDAAAKHTMVKNAASGPLPRTVARRLAAELVAKPRGHIWDGFPAWVFRFVVPLLPVALLDWILRTSTSAGLVLAPSAGDTPKTE; translated from the exons AtggagcagcgcgtcgtacTGATAACAGGCTGCGGCGAGCCGACGTCgatcggcgccgcgctcgcgctcgagctgaaAGCTCACGGGCTGAGGGTGTTCGCGACCGCGCGCAACGTGGGCAGCATGGCGGGTCTAGCGGCGGAGGGCATCGAC acgctcgagctcgacgtgaCCTCGCCTGCGTCGATACGCGTCGCCGTGACGACGCTCGAAGACGCCAcgggccgcctcgacgtcctggTCAACAACGCGGGCGTGATgggccgctcgccgctcctcgATACCGACCTGGCCGCACTGCGCGCCATGCTCGAGGTcaacacgctcgcgccgctcgcgatGGTGCAGGCGTGTGCGGGGCTGcttgtcgccggcgcgctgagGAGCGGGCGGGATAGCGTCGTGGCGAACATCAGCTCGATCGGGGCTATCGGGCTGCCGTTCATGGGCGCGTATGGCGTGTCCAAG gccgCCGAGACAGCCCTCTCCGACACGCTCCGCCGCGAGATCGCCAACCTGCGCATCCGCGTCGTGACCGTCTCCCTCGGCTCGGTGCAGACGCAGATGGCAGTAGGCGACAAGAGCGTCCCGCTGCTCAGCGGCAAGCCGTCGGGCTTCTTTCCGAACTGGGAGCagctggacgcggcggccaaaCACACGATGGTGAAGAATGCCGCGAGCGGGCCATTACCTCGCAccgtggcgcggcgcctcgcggccgagctggttGCCAAGCCCCGCGGGCACATATGGGACGGGTTCCCGGCGTGGGTGTTCCGCTTCGTCGTGCCCCTCCTGCctgtcgcgctgctcgactgGATCCTGCGGACGAGTACCAGCGCGGGGCTGGTGCTTGCGCCATCGGCGGGTGACACGCCAAAGACCGAATGA
- the MRR1 gene encoding Multidrug resistance regulator 1 → MDPPAARKRRRVPSSCTRCHARKLKCDRARPCAGCAKSSAECSYGDGNASASGSGASEDEAAPKRTRMRAVRVCARCKRLKLRCDQAKPCGSCVRGAVGDACVYVKFPYEAEQGSSSAPEASTAHAAALQARVTELEARLDTMSRKASSPRNGTPRATPTGSATFWNSASNSSSAAPAAVPSQSTPGIAPALAIRTGAHAALPLAAIVALFPPPEHCRRLVTDFLNFDLMFRLVHHPSFTRRCEGLIARLESSDGFDGFDDADAPGLALMAAAFVNVATVAPATSAPDTPVDPEAPGSEARMRALLDALLTYAEERVFLGLEYVHAHLLVITSYIAGTGASPAKMWLASARAYHAALMVGIHRDDRPMRRGRGREGIKESVLEREVRRRVWWLIVFYRNLTGDRLHIDTYTDNHTVARPALISDAALDVLPPNTREMPPPPPIYTTPTSGVINWDAIPEWSYFDAQLNFDGYLRQRNIIMSIPNISIYDRLARAHALIDELAESVPPYLRMDNEHLGSPPWVHMQACILGIAIDDAAIQLYRPFFFSTEIVPDGVGDAAGATLGTLATARAVDAAHRLIVDIQAMTTFLLFRWIDGPATFQWTLGEEAFTGGMVMAYALLSDPGNAGRAEQGAALDTCIGLLKTTATQPGSSSANAQALRTLDSLRTTIKAKADRTHGGAVDPLPEIRDPYTGHSVAMPSSVADIDLPGEWVEWESLFLDLFQAGVV, encoded by the exons ATGGACCCCCCCGCGGCTCGGAAACGCCGGCGCGTCCCCTCGTCCTGTACGCGATGCCACGCGCGCAAGCTGAAAtgcgaccgcgcgcgcccgtgTGCGGGATGCGCCAAGTCGTCAGCCGAATGCAGctacggcgacggcaacgcctcggcgtcagGCTCGGGGGcgtccgaggacgaggccgcgccgaAGCGTACCCGCatgcgcgcggtgcgcgtctgcgcgcgctgcaaGCGCCTCAAGCTGCGCTGCGACCAGGCCAAGCCGTGCGGGTcgtgcgtgcgcggcgcggtcggcgacgcgtgTGTCTACGTCAAGTTTCCGTATGA GGCGGAgcagggcagcagcagcgcgcccgAGGCGTCGACGGCCCACGCTGCGGCACTCCAGGCGCGAGTTACGGAGCTCGAGGCACGTCTCGACACCATGTCCCGCaaggccagctcgccgcgcaacGGGACGccccgcgcgacgccgacgggctcggcgacgttcTGGAACTCGGCCTCCaactcgagcagcgcggcgccggcggccgtcCCGTCGCAGTCCACACCAGGCATCGCGCCAGCGCTGGCGATACGCACGggagcgcacgccgcgctgccgctcgctgcgATCGTCGCGCTGTTCCCGCCGCCAGAGCACTGCCGGCGGCTCGTGACGGATTTCCTCAACTTCGACCTCATGTTCCGCCTCGTGCACCACCCGAGCTTTACGCGCCGGTGCGAGGGCCTCATTGCGCGCTTGGAGTCGAGCGACGGGTTCGACGGgttcgacgacgccgacgcgccgggaCTGGCGCTCATGGCTGCCGCGTTTGTCAACGTCGCgacggtcgcgccggccaccagcgcgcccgacacgcccgtGGACCCCGAAGCGCCTGGGTCCGAGGCCCgcatgcgcgcgctgctcgacgcgctgctgaCGTACGCTGAAGAACGGGTATTCCTAGGCTTGGAGTACGTCCACGCCCACCTGCTCGTGATCACCAGCTACATTGCTGGCACGGGTGCGTCGCCCGCCAAGATGTGGCTCGCGAGTGCGCGGGCAtaccacgccgcgctcatgGTCGGTATccaccgcgacgaccgccccatgcgccgaggccgagggcgggaAGGGATCAAGGAgagcgtgctcgagcgcgaggtgcgccgccgcgtgtgGTGGCTCATTGTCTTCTATAGGAA CCTCACCGGCGACCGACTCCACATCGACACATACACAGACAACCACACGGTCGCGCGGCCTGCGTTGATATCCGATGCGGCGCTCGATGTGCTCCCGCCCAACACACGCGAGatgccgcccccgccaccaaTCTACACGACGCCAACGTCGGGGGTTATCAACTGGGATGCGATCCCAGAGTGGAGCTACTTTGACGCGCAGCTCAACTTTGACGGGTACTTGCGTCAACGCAACATCATCATGTCGATCCCCAACATCTCGATCTACGACCGCCTGGCGCGAGCCCACGCGCTtatcgacgagctggcggagAGCGTCCCGCCGTACCTCCGCATGGACAACGAGCACCTCGGCTCACCACCCTGGGTGCACATGCAGGCGTGCATCCTCGGCATTGCAATCGACGACGCTGCGATCCAGCTGTACCGtcccttcttcttctcgacAGAGATTGTGCCCGACGGGGTGGGGGATGCAGCGGGCGCGACGTTGGGAACATTGGCGActgcccgcgccgtcgacgccgcacaCCGGCTGATCGTCGACATCCAGGCCATGACCACGTTTCTCCTCTTCCGGTGGATCGACGGGCCTGCAACGTTCCAGTGGacgctgggcgaggaggcctTCACAGGCGGCATGGTCATGGCGTATGCGCTGCTTTCGGACCCAGGCAACGCTGGTCGGGCGGAGCAAGGCGCCGCGTTGGACACCTGCATCGGGCTGCTCAAGACGACGGCCACACAGCCAGGGAGTAGCAGCGCAAACGCACAGGCACTGCGCACGCTCGACAGCCTGCGTACGACgatcaaggccaaggctgaccgcacgcacggcggcgcagtcGACCCCCTGCCCGAGATTCGCGACCCGTACACGGGCCACAGCGTGGCCATGCCGTCGAGCGTGGCTGACATTGATCTCCcgggcgagtgggtcgagtgGGAGAGCTTGTTCTTGGACCTGTTTCAAGCGGGCGTGGTGTAG
- the apdF_0 gene encoding Aspyridones efflux protein apdF → MPDTIERDYPSTPTTATAATVVADEGKDTAAYSYDNDTPPLYPPNEKDMAYVHQKADDDAEAAVEAADPPLPTPAPTPYGPAPDGGVAAWRAVAGLFFASFVQFGIANSYGVFQAYYETGPLKHYKADTISWIGATQQFILFFASMFAGRAFDAYGAHAILLPGSVCLCLSLFMISLCKEYYQFMLAQGILFGVGSSMIFTTVISTPQQWFDKKRALAGSVAICGSGLGGTVWPIAMQRLFRQIGFGWTLRTVGFIAIALLAVSNALVRTRLPRRKPTPLRGFHKPLISEWPFFLFTCSTSLCCWGMFTPFFYISVYARHLGATATLAFYCVSFMNAGSTLGRLFAFIGDRFGRYNVLIINTYLTAIFLLGFWAGLPAPSAATAAQVAAETAAGPNGTGGLGKANSSVGALIAFGVLFGFTVGMIISMIPPCIAHISKPHEIGTRIGVMYTVMSAFTLSGPPINGVLMVKYPGTTGFRAVGLFSGFSLLVGAFFATAARLALNRKIRAIL, encoded by the exons ATGCCGGATACCATAGAGCGCGACTAtcccagcacgccgacgacagcgacggcggccaccgtcgtcgccgacgagggcaaggacacCGCGGCCTACAGCTACGACAAtgacacgccgccgctgtacCCGCCCAACGAGAAGGACATGGCGTACGTGCACcagaaggccgacgacgacgccgaggccgccgtcgaggctgccgaccCACCGCTCCcaacgcccgcgccgacgccatacggccccgcgcccgacggcggcgtggcggcgtggcgcgccgtcgcgggccTGTTCTTCGCGTCGTTCGTCCAGTTCGGCATCGCCAACAGCTACGGCGTGTTCCAGGCATACTATGAGACCGGGCCGCTCAAGCACTACAAGGCCGACACGATCAGTTGGATTGGCGCAACGCAGCAGTTCATCCTCTTCTTCGCG TCTATGTTCGCGGGGCGCGCGTTCGACGCATACGGTGCACACGCCATCCTCCTGCCTGGCAGCGTGTGCCTCTGCCTCTCGCTCTTCATGATCAGTC TGTGTAAAGAATACTACCAGTTCATGCTCGCCCAAGGCATCCTCTTCGGTGTCGGCTCGAGCATGATCTTCACGACCGTCATCTCGACCCCGCAGCAGTGGTTCGACaagaagcgcgcgctggccggcaGCGTGGCCATCTGCGGGAGCGGACTCGGCGGGACCGTGTGGCCCATTGCTATGCAGCGGCTCTTCAGGCAGATCG GCTTCGGCTGGACGCTCCGCACGGTCGGCTTCATCGCGattgcgctgctcgccgtgtccaacgcgctcgtgcgcACGCGCCTCCCGCGGCGCAAGCCTACCCCGCTACGCGGCTTCCACAAGCCGCTCATCTCCGAGTGGCCCTTCTTCCTGTTCACGTGCAGCACTTCGCTGTGCTGCTGGGGCATGTTCACGCCCTTCTTCTACATCTCAGTGTATgcgcgccacctcggcgcgacggcgaccctCGCGTTCTACTGCGTGTCGTTTATGAACGCCGGCAGCACTCTGGGCCGGCTGTTCGCCTTCATCGGCGACCGCTTCGGGCGCTACAACGTGCTGATCATCAACACGTACCTCACTGCCATCTTTCTGCTCGGCTTCTGGGCCGGcctgcccgcgccgagcgcggcgacagccgcccaggtcgccgccgagaccgCCGCGGGGCCGAACGGCaccggcgggctcggcaaAGCCAacagcagcgtcggcgcgctcatcgccTTTGGCGTGCTGTTCGGCTTCACCGTCGGCATGATCATCTCCATGATCCCGCCGTGCATCGCGCACATCTCCAAGCCGCACGAAATTGGCACGCGCATCGGCGTCATGTACACTGTCATGTCGGCGTTCACGCTGTCCGGACCGCCAATCAACGGCGTGCTCATGGTCAAGTATCCCGGCACGACGGGcttccgcgccgtcggcctctTCTCGGGCTTCagcctgctcgtcggcgccttcttcgcgacggcggcacggcTGGCACTCAACCGCAAGATACGCGCGATTCTGTAG
- the mtr_4 gene encoding N amino acid transport system protein, producing MSYTEHDNKQGGSVIITEAKDNDVVAVFMPKGGIEEETDAVDAVFGALDERTQRYRSVTTLGAFALLTKANIGLGVLSIPFVFQVLGIVPGIICILILQTMMGYAATIVGSFKLNHPEVYDLADAGYVFGGRWVREILYVFFFMFCVIAGSGAMVSLSAALNAISSHAACTAIFIAAMAAVGFILGSIPTLSRITWIGWVGLICLMASLLTLTISVGVQDRPADAPQPPLPWTREINVIGHPSFTEAMAAISSYVALFFPKVQPLTASFNIVSEMRDPRGYNKAMLTSIGLITIIYLVIGGVVYSFCGQYVSSPALGSAGPLMKKVCYGLVMPSILAGMTIFMHLGAKHVFIRVLRGSHHLTHPTRTHYVVWFSTVFGITALSYIFASAIPNFSSIIGFFGALVVPACAIIPYPFMWWHDSWRYATPEERTTKRRVLLWINMFIALVGFYITIAGVYGAGVELVKASSKRGPWSCADNS from the exons ATGTCGTACACGGAACACGACAACAAGCAGGGCGGCAGCGTCATCATCACCGAGGCGAAGGACAAcgatgtcgtcgccgtcttcaTGCCCAAGGGGGGTATTGAGGAGGAGACGGacgctgtcgacgccgtctttggcgcgctcgacgagcgcacgcaGCGGTACCGCTCC GTGACAACCCTCGGCGCATTCGCGCTCCTCACCAAGGCGAAtatcggcctcggcgtcctctcCATCCCCTTTGTGTTCCAGGTCCTCGGCATTGTCCCGGGCATCATCTGCATCCTCATCCTGCAGACCATGATGGGGT ACGCCGCGACCATAGTCGGCTCGTTCAAGCTCAACCACCCAGAGGTGTACGACCTCGCTGACGCGGGCTACGTGTTCGGCGGGCGCTGGGTGCGCGAGATTCTCtacgtcttcttcttcatgT TCTGCGTGATTGCCGGCTCTGGCGCCATGGTTTCCCTCTCGGCCGCGCTCAACGCAATCTCAAGCCACGCGGCCTGCACGGCCAtcttcatcgccgccatggccgcgGTCGGCTTCATCCTCGGCTCGATTCCCACCCTGTCGCGCATCACGTGGATCGGCTGGGTCGGCCTCATTTGCCTCATGGCGTCGCTGCTCACGCTCACCatcagcgtcggcgtgcaggaccgcccggccgacgcgccacagccgccgctgccttggACGCGCGAAATCAACGTCATCGGCCACCCTTCCTTCACCGAGGCCATGGCGGCCATCAGCTCG TACGTGGCACTTTTCTTCCCCAAAGTGCAGCCACTGACCGCCAGCTTCAACATTGTCTCGGAAATGCGCGACCCCCGCGGATACAACAAGGCCATGCTCACCTCCATCGGcctcatcaccatcatctacctcgtcatcggcggcgtcgtctaCTCGTTCTGCGGGCAGTACGTCTCCTCTCCCGCGCTCGGGTCGGCCGGCCCGCTCATGAAGAAGGTATGCTACGGCCTCGTGATGCCCTCCATTCTGGCGGGAATGACAATCTTCatgcacctcggcgccaagcaCGTCTTCATCCGCGTTCTCCGTGGATCGCACCACCTCACGCACCCCACGCGCACGCACTACGTGGTGTGGTTCTCGACCGTGTTCGGCATCACTGCCCTCTCGTACATCTTCGCCTCGGCCATCCCCAACTTCAGCTCCATCATCGGCTTCtttggcgcgctcgtcgtccccgcctGCGCCATCATCCCGTACCCCTTCATGTGGTGGCACGACTCGTGGCGCTACGCcacgcccgaggagcgcACCACCAAGCGCCGGGTGTTGCTCTGGATCAACATGTTCATTGCTCTGGTTGGCTTCTACATCACCATTGCGGGCGTGtatggcgccggcgtggagCTGGTCAAGGCTAGCTCGAAGCGCGGCCCGTGGAGCTGCGCCGACAACTCGTAA